In Drosophila bipectinata strain 14024-0381.07 chromosome 2R, DbipHiC1v2, whole genome shotgun sequence, one genomic interval encodes:
- the shn gene encoding transcription factor HIVEP3 isoform X2 — MARRKGSGRGKSTVNSRKSALETAREKLKDEPPADTSQDNQFDNNMENATTTTAKHYKTTGKQYKTNKVNSTRRATAAAAAAAAASAAATAATSTPATKKQTYRETATTTTQRTATSKANRAASTATVATEAATVAAATPSAVAATVADVACSKPSTSTRDKLSELPLPAADNTKNNNNNNNNNNNKNHNNNNNNNNHHSDNSISENNYEFKSCRDKASLSDSKMTLQQMAAVSSNKEPVAPNSSSSHTTTAAAAAAAAVTATPTDEAAFGECSNISRYLHKKFKRLASTTEVENANGNGTLSGDAGRTTSLSSNSSLSPPPPPPTMVANGHHLTQQPSAAQPVPLSTQQHDFSANFVNSNHVNAIGQAEESQKPVPRTRTPLTNSNSNSNSNSNYAANATLSPATFAQHQQLTQPTAPAGGGGVPGGGGGGTPAGEKAGRYVCPYCSLICAKPSVLEKHIRAHTNERPYPCDPCGIAFKTKSNLYKHCRSRSHAARARGLEVPPDADDGLSDQDAELSNSSSELPSRAGSPYDEPMSSPTPSPSTLSAAKSAYIQQPSLPQHMQQLPLGSPAAGTLPPATADNLHSATAQHRQSVDYKPYKPKFHNASLYAPGSSKDQQQLHLVQQQQQQQQQQQLVQQKLLTQLPLVQQPSLTHPTLSPSTQMKMKNHINSHQMQLQLQQQLHAQQSLLVGLPPVPPAGVYYLGQPPYYNQDPTAAAIHQQLVIQQLQLQQHIHLAQQQQQQQQQQQHSPLVKAPPPMVQPPSVAPQQLVRTNSQVSNVTPAPATPSPATNLSSFASSSGGMQVNVAKVQEHISKLISHNEAIVENKDILLQKKYPKQLNRSRSFNNANANSASQHAGNPTTQLASSNHISAQMPEREAKVNLAQAIVQKQQQQQQQQLQQQQQQQQLQQQEEHLQQQRQYQMYLQHQEQQQQQQQLEPPNGLVKRNNYKPAPSIATPVKQQPHLPPPPSPLPMQTMQYRQDPATPVAKMDQQAMGGHVMPLNLSAKPKPAVVSLPVSSIATSTAAPTPTSSTAPAASGSKTAPPTAQPNNSIIKNLLLNARGLAVPIGEGDDAVYSCPICANEFRSADELKQHNSTYCQDASSSAPMSPASSPFRSNSISLSLPELKNHIVNSKNPLSLAKLAWCQLKTKRSCLVLNRLNAAQTHARTSTVTAPTATPPATVPAAASSSSVAPSPSSAPAAQPIVAPTAIEALRFVDAPLPSPGPLLGKTPLVDYAQQNTPRKAQDSVVITKMHEDRQFPVDMDAQPAKRVKTSDVVIVPSQTQPQVFTFPFSSVSEPQSSKEERLRRLTSSGGTMIPISECPELEKSPRVIRTSLLSGGSFLEVGSASKVSEPGSAKDRKLLPLPGGLSTGAQHFQFPPINSITAFNPLTLPQMGGGDKATPSTPIPYVPGIPGPGSLTPQLPLLPPPPQQLQLPVPTGRGRSPNRKQPSPLLMAGAAAGELKALSPFGGVQNLPSEFSRLPPTPAQRQALQWNSKEANKKAPFNFLRMADNVKVAEPEVRHFNLDNVIAGKQQQEVPLTPLHVDTPNGVASEEANAPSASSSSAKSKFLRPTSLPLKPGTFTPKRHHGITPTANTLPLISPETPRPSKSCVQLYLNGHAYTYLGLKCSTKMFYCTVNCPQPSYVAGMHKLSMYSVWQVCEENQPHPLGFKLKQVMALYDSRQRMLGNVSTTAMAGTGKLSYGLVSSQQIVCSPSTNASSSAFYQAQQKSAPAVQVAALSEANVAAKAANDEAQAKKLETSPSGQPLVGGYESHEDYTYIRGRGRGSFKTKGNLTKHMQSKTHFKKCMELGINPGPMPADGEFLDVDMDFDQQSSTSAGGRTSSMAGESDSDDFTDNESESSDTDESKSRLKEHEAARCLLSLSMTPPIPQSVSPYPQLQDTPVPAASPANSIGSSGSLPKRLVCSFTSPKPPFDYQKQEQYYSNPEESKPKRSVASEESAPMDLTKPRSSASAISPLPLVPPVQDLPKSQAQQMREVIFGSSGNESGFMKTLISVSDKVRISAEMEEQAKLGAEGEDVLLQTYIKEQALHHAKMKQSQFSRSYLINTLFSTAAPVMSSSANLLTTTSRPVMSINEVPSIEVHEVKTPDEVPAVAPAIPAPASAPPTSTITPVSLASQEEGEESDHEKSKVERHNANLPAAVQQPDVNDFSGVLSGPSLATSAPPASVATSTPAPVATSSTATTPSVSSQPTQRTVIVGEDGFKNSTPSSKSSDLQAGPYARGMPPAPPPIAADARPTCTICSKTFQRQHQLTLHMNIHYMERKFKCEPCSISFRTQGHLQKHERSEAHKNKVMMTSTFGVPTTSNPRPFECTDCKIAFRIHGHLAKHLRSKTHVQKLECLQKLPFGTYAEIERAGISLTEIDTSDCENSLISLKLLAQKLLEKDPNKLSGYTTPSGMMQLAQDGTGPTSQDSASEDGFSAAIASAIASLDNDSAGNTPKRASSMSEDETVTNGLNHNLKRRLPGSFSSTGEESDNPAEGTGEKRARSGQELPVPVPVAVPVAASAAASN; from the exons aATCTACTGTAAATTCACGTAAAAGTGCTTTGGAAACGGCACGTGAAAAACTGAAAG ATGAACCGCCAGCGGATACGTCACAGGATAATCAATTTGATAATAATATGGAAAATGCAACAACCACAACGGCCAAGCATTACAAGACCACAGGAAAACAGTACAAGACCAATAAGGTGAACAGCACGCGACGTGCcacagcggcagcagcagcagcagcggcagcatcagcagcagcaacagcagccaccAGTACGCCGGCAACCAAGAAGCAGACATATCGGGAAACTGCAACCACAACCACTCAGAGAACAGCCACTAGCAAGGCTAACAGAGCAGCTAGCACAGCCACAGTTGCCACAGAGGCAGcaacagtagcagcagcaacaccatcagcagtagcagcaacagTTGCCGATGTTGCATGTAGCAAGCCCAGTACCAGCACCCGCGATAAGCTGAGCGAATTGCCACTACCAGCTGCCGacaacacaaaaaacaacaacaacaacaataataataataacaacaaaaatcataataataataataacaacaacaaccaccacagTGATAATAGTATTAGTGAGAATAATTATGAGTTTAAGAGTTGTAGAGATAAAGCAAGTCTAAGTGATAGCAAAATGACGCTACAGCAGATGGCAGCCGTCAGCAGCAACAAGGAGCCAGTGGCTCCaaatagcagcagcagccacaccACCAccgcagcagcggcagcagcagcagcagtaactgccacgcccaccgATGAAGCCGCCTTCGGAGAGTGCTCAAACATATCGCGATATTTGCACAAGAAATTCAAGCGACTGGCCAGCACCACCGAGGTGGAGAACGCCAACGGTAATGGCACTCTGTCTGGGGATGCCGGCCGCACCACATCGCTGTCCTCAAATAGCTCACTTTCGcctccgccaccgccaccgacAATGGTCGCCAATGGTCATCACTTGACCCAACAGCCGTCGGCTGCGCAGCCAGTGCCGCTGTCGACGCAGCAACATGACTTTAGTGCCAACTTTGTAAATAGCAATCATGTCAATGCCATCGGCCAGGCGGAGGAGAGCCAGAAGCCAGTGCCCAGAACGCGAACGCCGCTaaccaacagcaacagtaacagcaatagcaacagcaactaTGCGGCAAATGCCACACTGTCGCCGGCAACATTCGCTCAGCACCAGCAGTTGACGCAGCCAACGGCACCGGCTGGCGGAGGAGGAGTGccaggtggaggaggaggcggtACTCCCGCTGGTGAGAAGGCCGGACGTTATGTCTGTCCGTATTGTAGTTTGATTTGTGCCAAGCCCTCGGTGCTGGAGAAGCACATTAGGGCCCATACCAACGAGCGACCTTATCCCTGCGATCCCTGCGGCATTGCCTTCAAAACAAAGAGCAACCTCTACAAGCACTGCCGCTCCAGGTCGCATGCGGCCAGAGCCAGGGGCTTGGAGGTGCCGCCAGATGCGGATGATGGTCTGTCCGACCAGGATGCCGAGCTGAGCAATAGTAGTTCCGAGTTG CCAAGTCGCGCTGGATCGCCATATGACGAGCCCATGAGCTCACCCACACCCTCACCCTCCACACTGTCGGCGGCGAAGAGCGCCTACATCCAGCAGCCGTCACTCCCGCAGCACATGCAACAACTGCCGCTGGGTTCCCCGGCCGCGGGGACACTACCGCCCGCCACGGCGGACAACCTGCACTCGGCCACTGCCCAGCACCGCCAGTCGGTTGACTACAAGCCATACAAACCCAAGTTCCACAATGCCTCGCTGTACGCTCCCGGGAGCAGCAAGGATCAGCAGCAGTTGCACTtggtgcagcagcagcagcaacaacaacagcaacagcagctggTCCAACAGAAGCTGTTGACGCAACTGCCGCTGGTGCAGCAGCCATCGCTGACACATCCCACGCTCTCGCCCAGCACCCAGATGAAGATGAAGAACCACATCAACTCCCACCAGATGCAgttgcagctgcagcagcagttgcaCGCTCAGCAATCGCTGCTGGTCGGCCTGCCGCCGGTTCCCCCAGCCGGGGTCTACTATCTGGGCCAGCCACCCTACTATAATCAGGATCCCACCGCGGCTGCGATCCATCAGCAGCTAGTCAtccagcaactgcaactgcagcagcacaTCCACCTggcacagcagcagcagcaacagcaacagcagcagcaacactcGCCGCTGGTTAAGGCTCCTCCGCCAATGGTACAGCCACCCAGTGTCGCCCCTCAGCAG CTGGTGCGGACCAACAGTCAGGTTTCCAACGTAACCCCAGCACCAGCCACACCCTCGCCCGCCACAAACCTGAGCAGCTTTGCCAGCTCCAGCGGGGGCATGCAAGTG AATGTGGCCAAAGTTCAGGAGCACATATCGAAGCTGATCTCGCACAACGAGGCCATTGTGGAGAACAAAGACATACTGCTGCAGAAGAAGTATCCCAAGCAGCTCAACCGATCCCGCAGCTTCAACAACGCCAACGCCAATAGTGCGTCACAACACGCCGGAAATCCAACCACCCAGCTGGCGAGCAGCAATCACATCAGTGCCCAGATGCCGGAGCGGGAGGCCAAAGTCAACCTGGCCCAGGCCATAGTccagaagcagcaacagcaacagcaacagcaactgcagcaacaacagcagcagcagcaactgcagcaacaGGAGGAGCATCTGCAGCAACAGAGACAGTATCAGATGTACTTGCAACACcaggagcagcaacaacagcaacagcagctggaACCTCCTAATGGGTTGGTCAAGAGGAACAATTACAAGCCAGCTCCGTCGATTGCCACGCCAGTGAAGCAGCAGCCCCATCTGCCACCTCCGCCCTCACCCCTGCCCATGCAAACGATGCAGTATCGTCAGGATCCCGCCACTCCGGTGGCCAAGATGGACCAACAGGCGATGGGTGGGCATGTGATGCCCTTGAACCTGTCTGCGAAACCAAAGCCCGCTGTAGTTAGCCTGCCGGTCAGTTCCATAGCCACCAGTACGGCGGCACCGACGCCCACGAGCTCCACGGCTCCGGCGGCCAGCGGCTCGAAAACTGCCCCACCCACTGCCCAGCCGAACAACTCAATCATCAAGAACCTGCTGCTGAACGCCCGAGGACTGGCCGTGCCCATTGGAGAGGGTGACGACGCCGTCTACTCGTGTCCCATATGCGCCAATGAGTTCCGCAGTGCGGACGAGCTGAAGCAGCACAACAGCACCTATTGCCAGGATGCGAGCTCCAGTGCGCCGATGAGTCCGGCCTCCTCGCCCTTCCGCTCCAACTCGATCTCGCTCAGCCTGCCGGAACTGAAGAACCACATCGTCAACTCCAAGAACCCCCTGTCGCTGGCCAAGCTGGCCTGGTGTCAGCTGAAGACCAAGAGAAGCTGCCTAGTCCTCAATCGCCTGAATGCAGCCCAGACCCACGCGAGGACATCCACGGTGACAGCTCCGACAGCCACTCCTCCGGCAACTGTTCCTGCTGCTGCTAGCTCCTCCAGTGTGGCTCCTTCTCCTTCAAGTGCTCCAGCAGCTCAGCCCATAGTAGCTCCCACAGCCATCGAGGCTCTGCGCTTTGTGGATGCCCCACTGCCGTCGCCAGGACCGCTCCTTGGAAAAACCCCACTGGTTGACTATGCCCAGCAGAACACGCCCCGCAAGGCCCAGGACTCCGTTGTGATTACGAAAATGCACGAGGATCGGCAGTTCCCCGTGGACATGGACGCTCAGCCGGCCAAGCGAGTCAAGACCAGCGATGTCGTGATCGTTCCCTCCCAGACTCAGCCTCAGGTCTTCACCTTTCCGTTCAGCAGTGTTTCCGAACCGCAATCCAGCAAGGAGGAGCGTCTGCGGAGACTGACTTCCTCTGGAGGCACCATGATTCCCATATCGGAGTGCCCCGAGCTGGAGAAGAGTCCCAGGGTGATACGCACATCGCTGCTGTCGGGTGGAAGCTTCCTGGAAGTCGGAAGCGCCTCCAAGGTCAGCGAGCCTGGATCGGCCAAGGACCGAAAGCTACTACCGTTGCCCGGAGGCCTCTCCACGGGCGCCCAGCACTTTCAGTTCCCGCCCATCAACTCTATCACTGCCTTCAACCCCCTGACTCTGCCGCAGATGGGTGGTGGCGACAAGGCTACTCCAAGCACACCGATACCCTACGTGCCTGGAATCCCAGGACCTGGTAGCCTAACGCCTCAGTTGCCTCTGCTCCCGCCGCCGCCGCAACAGTTGCAGTTGCCAGTGCCCACTGGCCGGGGACGCAGTCCCAACCGGAAGCAGCCCAGCCCGCTCTTGATGGCCGGCGCAGCTGCTGGCGAACTGAAGGCGCTGTCTCCGTTCGGCGGAGTCCAGAATCTGCCCAGTGAGTTCAGCCGCCTGCCGCCCACTCCCGCCCAGCGCCAGGCCCTCCAATGGAACAGCAAGGAGGCCAACAAGAAGGCTCCGTTCAACTTCCTGCGAATGGCCGACAACGTAAAGGTCGCCGAGCCGGAGGTTCGCCACTTCAACCTGGACAACGTGATTGCCGgcaagcagcagcaggaggtGCCTCTAACGCCCCTGCACGTGGACACGCCCAATGGAGTGGCCAGCGAGGAGGCCAATGCCCCGTCCGCCTCCAGTTCCTCCGCCAAGTCGAAGTTCCTACGACCCACTAGTCTGCCTCTTAAGCCGGGAACCTTTACCCCGAAACGCCATCACGGAATCACTCCCACGGCCAACACCCTGCCCCTCATCTCGCCCGAGACCCCGAGGCCATCCAAGTCCTGCGTGCAGCTGTATCTGAATGGGCACGCCTACACCTACCTGGGCCTGAAGTGCAGCACCAAGATGTTCTACTGCACGGTGAACTGCCCGCAGCCCTCGTACGTGGCCGGCATGCACAAGCTGTCGATGTACAGCGTGTGGCAGGTGTGCGAGGAGAACCAGCCGCATCCTCTGGGCTTCAAGCTGAAGCAGGTGATGGCCCTATACGACTCCCGCCAGAGGATGTTGGGCAACGTGAGCACCACTGCGATGGCTGGAACTGGGAAACTGAGCTACGGCCTGGTCTCGTCCCAGCAGATCGTGTGCTCGCCCTCGACGAATGCCAGCAGCAGTGCCTTCTACCAGGCCCAGCAGAAGTCGGCGCCCGCCGTCCAGGTGGCCGCACTCAGCGAGGCGAACGTGGCGGCCAAGGCGGCTAACGATGAGGCGCAGGCCAAGAAGCTGGAGACCAGCCCCTCCGGCCAGCCGCTGGTGGGCGGATACGAGTCGCACGAGGACTACACCTACATCCGGGGACGCGGACGTGGCAG CTTCAAGACCAAGGGTAACCTGACCAAGCACATGCAGTCCAAGACGCACTTCAAGAAGTGCATGGAACTGGGCATCAATCCAGGACCCATGCCCGCCGATGGCGAGTTCCTGGACGTGGACATGGACTTTGATCAGCAGTCGTCCACTTCGGCCGGAGGTCGCACCTCCTCGATGGCCGGGGAGTCCGATTCCGATGACTTCACCGACAACGAATCGGAAAGTAGTG ACACGGATGAGTCGAAATCGCGCCTGAAGGAGCACGAGGCAGCCAGATGCCTGCTGTCGCTCTCCATGACGCCGCCCATTCCGCAAAGTGTCTCTCCTTATCCGCAACTGCAGGATACCCCTGTTCCGGCCGCCAGTCCGGCCAACAGTATTGGATCTTCGGGATCGCTGCCGAAGCGATTGGTGTGCTCCTTCACCTCCCCGAAGCCTCCCTTTGACTATCAGAAGCAGGAACAGTATTACTCCAATCCGGAGGAGTCCAAGCCGAAGCGAAGCGTGGCCAGCGAGGAGAGCGCTCCCATGGATCTCACCAAGCCGCGTAGCTCCGCGTCGGCCATCTCGCCCCTGCCGCTGGTGCCGCCAGTGCAGGATTTGCCCAAGTCGCAGGCCCAGCAGATGCGTGAAGTAATCTTCGGCAGCTCGGGCAACGAGAGCGGCTTCATGAAGACCCTGATTTCGGTGTCGGACAAGGTGCGCATCTCGGCCGAGATGGAGGAGCAGGCCAAGCTGGGGGCTGAGGGCGAGGACGTTCTGCTGCAGACGTACATCAAGGAGCAGGCGCTCCACCACGCCAAGATGAAGCAGAGCCAGTTCAGCCGCAGCTACTTGATCAACACCCTGTTCTCCACGGCGGCGCCGGTGATGAGCAGCAGTGCCAACCTACTGACCACCACCAGCAGGCCAGTCATGAGCATCAACGAGGTGCCCAGCATCGAAGTGCACGAGGTGAAGACGCCGGACGAGGTGCCCGCTGTAGCTCCTGCTATTCCGGCTCCAGCCTCAGCCCCTCCCACCTCAACGATCACTCCCGTGTCCCTCGCTTCTCAAGAGGAAGGCGAGGAGAGCGACCACGAGAAGTCCAAGGTGGAGCGTCACAATGCAAACCTGCCCGCCGCAGTGCAACAGCCGGATGTCAATGATTTCAGCGGAGTACTCAGCGGCCCATCCTTGGCCACATCAGCACCTCCAGCCTCCGTGGCTACGTCCACTCCAGCACCTGTGGCCACCTCCAGCACAGCCACCACTCCCAGCGTGTCGTCTCAGCCCACGCAGCGCACTGTAATTGTGGGCGAGGATGGATTCAAGAACTCCACGCCCAGCAGCAAGAGCAGCGACCTCCAGGCGGGTCCCTATGCCCGCGGAATGCCACCCGCTCCTCCGCCAATCGCAGCCGACGCCCGGCCCACTTGCACCATCTGCTCGAAGACGTTCCAGCGGCAGCACCAGCTCACCCTCCACATGAACATCCACTACATGGAGCGCAAGTTCAAGTGCGAGCCGTGCAGCATCTCCTTCCGCACCCAGGGCCATCTGCAGAAGCACGAGCGGTCCGAGGCGCACAAGAACAAGGTGATGATGACCTCGACATTCGGAGTACCCACCACCTCCAATCCGCGTCCTTTCGAGTGCACCGACTGCAAGATCGCCTTCCGCATCCACGGGCATCTGGCCAAGCATCTGCGCTCCAAGACCCATGTCCAGAAGCTGGAGTGCCTGCAGAAGTTGCCATTCGGAACCTATGCGGAGATCGAACGGGCTGGCATCAGTCTCACCGAGATCGACACCAGCGACTGCGAAAACTCGCTGATTTCCTTGAAGCTACTGGCCCAGAAGCTGCTGGAGAAGGATCCCAACAAGCTGAGTGGCTACACCACCCCCTCGGGAATGATGCAGCTGGCCCAGGACGGCACTGGCCCCACCTCGCAGGATAGTGCCTCCGAGGATGGCTTCAGTGCGGCCATAGCCTCGGCCATTGCATCCCTGGACAacgacagtgctggaaacaCACCGAAGCGTGCCAGCTCCATGTCCGAGGACGAGACAGTGACTAATGGCCTGAACCACAATCTGAAGCGACGCTTGCCGGGAAGCTTCAGCAGTACCGGCGAGGAGAGCGATAATCCGGCAGAGGGCACTGGCGAGAAGAGGGCGCGATCCGGACAAGAGTTGCCGGTTCCGGTGCCTGTGGCTGTTCCGGTGGCCGCCTCAGCGGCAGCCAGCAACTGA